TTTATTATAGAATCTGGTTACCCCATATCCACCTGTTGCAAAGATGCCGAACTTCTTGGTAAATTGATATTCCAGATTGGCACGTGCCTGCAGTGCGTACAGGCGTTTCGGGATGACCTCATCTTTGTTGTCAAAAGCCTCGATATGTTGGTATCCGAGGTCTCCGCTGATGGACAACCCCTTGTAAAGGGGGAAAGACAGACCGGCACGATAGGATGCACTCGCCGAAAACTTATCATTCAATCCCTGATACATAGAACCCACTCCCAATATGGTATAAAACAGCTGGTTCTTGAACCGTACCCCGATATTGGCAGGCGTTGCGTTTCCACCGTATACCATCATTTGCACTTTGGTATCAGGATTGGCATTCACCAAGCCAAGTTGGAAACCTTTCATATCTTCTGTGTAGTAATTGACAAGACCAATTTGAAGTCCGCGCGCTTTCGTTGCGTAGTTGCATAATGCTACTTGTACTCCATTCAGCTTGGATGCGGTTATATTGGCAATTCCTGCTATCTGCAAACCGTTCATGTGTTCGCCTGCTATATTTAAAAGTCCCGAAGCCATCAGACCACCGAAGCTCTGTCCAGTGATATTGGCTATTCCGGAGAAGTGTAAGCCCGAAGCCATGTTGCCCGTCACATTCATGAAACCACTAATCATTACCCCCGAGTTGTTGTCTCCTCCGATGCTCGTCAGCCCGGATATGACTACTCCTTTTGATTTGTCGCCGGTGATATTTACCAATCCGGCAGCAGAAAGCCCTACGGTGTTATCGCCGCTGATATTACTGATACCAGCCAGCTGAACGCCCCTCATAGTACCCCCAGCCAAGTTGGCTAATCCGGTGATTTGCAGTCCGTTCATGTCGCCATGAACTACGCTTCCCAACGCATTGATACCCACACCGTTCAGACGGTTCATGGTAGACAGTAGGCCGATGTTTACGTAGGTCGTCTGTGTACTGTCATGCGGTTGCGTGCATATATCTTTCCAGATGGATATATTGATCCCTGCACTCTTGTTCTGTGCCGGTAAAGAAACGGCAGCCATGAGTATAGCTGCCGTAAGTATTGTTTTCTTTATCTTCATTCCTTTCTCTTTTTCGGTTTAAGTCGTATCTTTCTCTATGCGGCTGGCAATTTATCAGCCTTTTGCTTCCTGATACAAGTAACGCTTGATGCTCTTCTTCGGTGTCTTTTCAAATTCTTCCGGATAGATTTTCATCTTGGATATCTGGCTGTATGCTGGTAGCATGGTGTTCAGCGTCACGCGGTTTTCTTCCATTACTTGTTCGATGTCTTCAGCCTTCAGTCCGTGGGCGAAGGCATCGTCAAAGTCGGGATAAACAAGTCCGACAAGCTTCTCGTTTTGCTGAACGATAATGCTTTCTGCCACGTATGGCAGGTTGTTCAGCTTATCTTCAATTTCTTCCGGATAGATATTTTGTCCGCTGGAGCTCAATAACAGGTTTTTGCTGCGTCCTTTGATCGTTACATTGCCTTCTTCATCCATCAAAGCCAAGTCGCCGGTATGCAACCATCCGTCCTTGTCGATGACTTCCTGCGTGGCTTCTTCGTTTTTGTAATAGCCCAGCATCATATTCGGGCCCTTACATACGATTTCGCCAACGATATTTTGGGGGTCAGACGACAATACCCGTACATCCATGCGTGGCGCAGCCTTTCCGCAAGAACCTAGTTTGAACTTACTCCAATCTTCGTAACAGATAATCGGACCACATTCTGTCATTCCATATCCAACCGTATAAGGGAAATCAATCATTTTCAAGAACTGTTCTACTTCCTGATTGAAAGCGGCACCCCCTACGATGACTTCCCGGAAGTTTCCTCCGAACGCTTTAATCATTTCTTCGCGCACCGTTGCCTTAATCTTGTCGTTGATAATAGGCACTTTCAGCAATATCTTCATCGCCGGAGTTTCCAGCTTCGGAAGCACGCTTTTCTTGATGATCTTTTCGATGATGAGTGGTACGGCAACAATCAGGCGGGGTTTCACTTCTTCAAAAGCCTGGAAGATGATCTTAGGGCTTGGCATACGGGTGAGGAAGTAGATGTGGCAACCTACGGAGAACTCGTAAAGGAATTCGAAAGCCAATCCGTACATGTGTGCCATGGGAAGCATGGAAACTATTTTATCGCCGGCTTCCAGTTCCAACACTTCGAAAGCAAATTTGGTATTCGACCACAGGCTGCGGTAGGGGAGCATGACTCCTTTGGAATAACTCGTTGTTCCTGAAGTATAATTGATGACTGCCAGTTCTTCCGGTTCGTCTTTGTGGTAAGCGACATGCTCTTTGCGGAAATTCTTCGGATATTTTTTGCCGAACATTTCGTTCAGATGTTCGCGTGCATACGTGAGTCGTTCGCTGCGTGACACTAGCAGGGAGAAGTCGTTCATCATCAGGATACCTTCCAGTAGCGGCATTGCCGATTCGTTGAGGTTTTCCCATACCATATCTCCTACAAAGAGTAGTTTGGCTTCGGAGTGGTTGACGATATTATGCACGTTATCTGCTTTAAATTCATGGAGAATGGGTACAATAACGGCTCCATACGTCAGTGTGGCAAGGAAAGTAACTCCCCAGTGGGAGCTGTTTCTTCCACAAACGGCAATTTTGTCTCCTTTGCGGATTCCGCTTTCTTCAAAGATGATATGGAGTTTCTCGATTTTGCGAGCTACGTCTTTATACTGTAAAGTTGCACCTTTATAATCGGTCAGGGCATCCAGATCCCAATTATTCTTGATGCTATTCTCAATATAGGCTATAAAACTTTGTTCCATTGTTTTGCACATTTGGTATTAATTTGGGCAAATATAGCAATTATATTGAGAATGAAGAATTAAGAGTGAAGATTTTTTGGAAATGGGGGAGAGAGTAGTGGGAGGACTGGTAACAAGGATTTGCTTATAGTTATATCGAACTTACGTTAGATTATGCTATGAGCTAAATGGGATATCATTATAGCTAAACAGATTTTCATTATAGCAAAACTGTTTTTCATTATAGCTAATTTAATTATCATTATAGCTAAAAAAAATATGCTATTAGCAAAAAACATTCAGCTAATAGCATATCATTTATAGTTATTTCATTTCTTATTTCAAGTACCATTCGTACATTCTTTGTACGCCTTCTTCGATTTCAATTTTGTGGTGCCAGCCCAGTGCATGCAGTTTTGAAGGATCGGTAAGCTTGCGCATTGTGCCGTCCGGTTTGCTGCTGTCGAAGGTCAGTTTGCCTTGATAGCCTACTGTTTCAACGATCCGTTCGGCCAGTTGGCGGATGGTGATTTCCTTACCGGTTCCGATGTTTATATGGCAGTTGCGGATATCTTTGCTACCTTCTTTATACGTATCTTTAAAGTCCACATGCTCCATCACGAAGACACTGGCATCCGCCATTTCTTCGCTCCATAGGAATTCGCGGAGAGGAGTACCCGTACCCCAGAGAGTGACCTCTGTTTCGCTGATTCCGTATTTTTTCAGCATAGCCAGAATATCCTCTTTCGAGCTGTCGCCGTTGACACCTTCCACCGGACGCTGGTTCATATCCTTGCGTACAGCTTCCCAGTTTCCTTCTTTCAGGCAGTGTGCCAAATGAATCTTGCGGATCATGGCAGGCAATACATGGCTGCGTTCCAGGTCGAAGTTATCATTCGGTCCGTACAGGTTTGTCGGCATTACGGCGATGTAGTTCGTGCCATATTGCAGGTTGAAGCTCTCGCACATTTTCAGTCCGGCAATTTTGGCGATTGCGTACGGCTCGTTGGTATATTCCAACGGTGAAGTAAGCAATACATCTTCCTTCATCGGCTGTTCGGCATCGCGTGGATAAATACACGTGCTGCCGAGGAAGAGCAACTTTTTCACGTTGTGGCGGAAACTCTCTCCGATAACGTTCTGTTGAATTTGCAGATTTTTGTATATAAAGTCGGCACGGTAGATGCTGTTCGCCATGATACCGCCCACAAAGGCAGCGGCAAGGAATACATATTCCGGCTGTTCTTCATCGAAGAATTTGCGGACAGCCATTCCATCCAGCAAGTCGAGCTCTTTGTGCGTGCGGCCTATCAGATTGGTGTATCCTTTATCCTGCAAATTCTTCCAGATAGCAGATCCCACAAGTCCGCGGTGTCCTGCTACATATATCTTTGCATTCTTTTCCATTCTATCTTTTATTAGTTCACCACAGAGGACACGGAGGGCACAGAGGAAAAAATAAAATCCTCCGTGTCTTCTGTGTCCTCTGTGGTGAAATGAAATTCATTTAATGTTTGGTAGCAATCATCCGCTTCACCTTTTCCATATCGTGGCGCACCATGATACGTACCAGTTCTTCGAATGATGTTTTGCGTGGATTCCATCCCAACAAAGTTTTTGCTTTAGTCGGGTCTCCCAGCAGTTGTTCCACTTCTGCCGGACGGAAATATTTAGGATCAACCTCTACCAAAGACTTTCCGGTAGCTACGTCGATACCTTTCTCGTTCACGCCTTCACCTTCCCAACGAAGTTCGATGCCTACTTCTTTGAATGCCAGCGTTGCAAATTCGCGCACAGTGTGCATTTCTCCGGTAGCGATTACGAAATCTTCGGGGACGTCATGTTGCAGGATCAGCCACATACATTCGATGTAATCCTTGGCATATCCCCAGTCGCGGCGTGCATCCAGGTTACCCAGATACAGTTTGTCCTGTTCGCCCTGTGCGATACGTGCGGCGGCAAGCGAAATTTTACGGGTAACGAATGTTTCGCCACGGCGTTCGCTCTCGTGATTGAACAAGATACCGTTTACGGCAAAC
The Bacteroides caecimuris DNA segment above includes these coding regions:
- a CDS encoding LA_2272 family surface repeat-containing protein, giving the protein MKIKKTILTAAILMAAVSLPAQNKSAGINISIWKDICTQPHDSTQTTYVNIGLLSTMNRLNGVGINALGSVVHGDMNGLQITGLANLAGGTMRGVQLAGISNISGDNTVGLSAAGLVNITGDKSKGVVISGLTSIGGDNNSGVMISGFMNVTGNMASGLHFSGIANITGQSFGGLMASGLLNIAGEHMNGLQIAGIANITASKLNGVQVALCNYATKARGLQIGLVNYYTEDMKGFQLGLVNANPDTKVQMMVYGGNATPANIGVRFKNQLFYTILGVGSMYQGLNDKFSASASYRAGLSFPLYKGLSISGDLGYQHIEAFDNKDEVIPKRLYALQARANLEYQFTKKFGIFATGGYGVTRFYNKSSNYDKGAIVEAGIVLF
- a CDS encoding long-chain fatty acid--CoA ligase, translated to MEQSFIAYIENSIKNNWDLDALTDYKGATLQYKDVARKIEKLHIIFEESGIRKGDKIAVCGRNSSHWGVTFLATLTYGAVIVPILHEFKADNVHNIVNHSEAKLLFVGDMVWENLNESAMPLLEGILMMNDFSLLVSRSERLTYAREHLNEMFGKKYPKNFRKEHVAYHKDEPEELAVINYTSGTTSYSKGVMLPYRSLWSNTKFAFEVLELEAGDKIVSMLPMAHMYGLAFEFLYEFSVGCHIYFLTRMPSPKIIFQAFEEVKPRLIVAVPLIIEKIIKKSVLPKLETPAMKILLKVPIINDKIKATVREEMIKAFGGNFREVIVGGAAFNQEVEQFLKMIDFPYTVGYGMTECGPIICYEDWSKFKLGSCGKAAPRMDVRVLSSDPQNIVGEIVCKGPNMMLGYYKNEEATQEVIDKDGWLHTGDLALMDEEGNVTIKGRSKNLLLSSSGQNIYPEEIEDKLNNLPYVAESIIVQQNEKLVGLVYPDFDDAFAHGLKAEDIEQVMEENRVTLNTMLPAYSQISKMKIYPEEFEKTPKKSIKRYLYQEAKG
- a CDS encoding GDP-L-fucose synthase family protein — encoded protein: MEKNAKIYVAGHRGLVGSAIWKNLQDKGYTNLIGRTHKELDLLDGMAVRKFFDEEQPEYVFLAAAFVGGIMANSIYRADFIYKNLQIQQNVIGESFRHNVKKLLFLGSTCIYPRDAEQPMKEDVLLTSPLEYTNEPYAIAKIAGLKMCESFNLQYGTNYIAVMPTNLYGPNDNFDLERSHVLPAMIRKIHLAHCLKEGNWEAVRKDMNQRPVEGVNGDSSKEDILAMLKKYGISETEVTLWGTGTPLREFLWSEEMADASVFVMEHVDFKDTYKEGSKDIRNCHINIGTGKEITIRQLAERIVETVGYQGKLTFDSSKPDGTMRKLTDPSKLHALGWHHKIEIEEGVQRMYEWYLK